A region of Nocardioides sp. JS614 DNA encodes the following proteins:
- a CDS encoding IS110 family transposase, whose translation MEVIHVRCAGMDVSKKDAKVCVRHAGAGRRKTVETVTTWTSMTGQILALREHLIAEQVTCVVMEATGDYWKPFYYLLEDLPGVEVMLVNARHVKTLPGRKSDVADATWLAQLGAHGLVRASFVPPEPIRQLRDLTRARTAITRERGREVQRLEKLLEDAGIKLSAVASDIMGVSGRAMLEALIAGDRDPAGLADLARRRLRSKIPELTEALAGRFTEHHAFLARVHLDLIDRHTAAVEQLTERIEVVIEPFQGFHDLICTIPGISTITADIITAETGADMTRFPTAKHLASWAGTTPGSNESAGKVKSSRTRPGNPYLQGALGAAAMACSQNRTTYLGARYRRIASRRGPLKANVAIQHSMLIAIWHMGTTGTLYDDPGGEFFNRLHPDRTKMRAISQLEAMGYRVTLDHAS comes from the coding sequence ATGGAAGTGATCCACGTCCGGTGTGCGGGCATGGACGTGTCGAAGAAGGACGCCAAGGTCTGCGTCCGACATGCGGGAGCAGGTCGGCGCAAGACCGTGGAAACGGTCACGACCTGGACCTCAATGACCGGCCAGATCCTGGCGCTGCGCGAGCATCTGATCGCCGAGCAGGTCACGTGTGTGGTGATGGAGGCAACCGGTGACTACTGGAAGCCGTTCTACTACCTGCTCGAAGACCTGCCCGGTGTCGAGGTGATGCTGGTCAACGCCCGCCATGTCAAGACCCTGCCGGGACGCAAGAGCGACGTCGCCGACGCGACCTGGCTGGCCCAGCTCGGTGCGCACGGCCTGGTCCGGGCCTCGTTCGTGCCACCCGAACCGATCCGGCAACTGCGGGACCTGACCCGGGCACGGACCGCGATCACCCGCGAACGTGGCCGGGAGGTCCAACGGCTGGAGAAGCTGCTGGAGGACGCCGGGATCAAGCTGTCCGCGGTCGCCTCCGACATCATGGGCGTCTCAGGACGGGCCATGCTCGAAGCGCTGATCGCCGGCGACCGCGATCCCGCCGGGCTTGCCGACCTGGCCAGGCGTCGACTGCGGTCCAAGATCCCTGAACTGACCGAAGCGCTCGCTGGCCGGTTCACCGAACACCACGCGTTCCTCGCCCGGGTCCACCTGGATCTCATCGACCGACACACCGCCGCCGTCGAGCAGTTGACTGAGCGGATCGAGGTGGTGATCGAGCCGTTTCAGGGCTTCCACGACCTGATCTGCACGATCCCGGGAATCTCCACGATCACCGCCGACATCATCACCGCCGAGACCGGCGCGGACATGACCCGGTTCCCCACTGCCAAGCACCTCGCCTCTTGGGCCGGGACCACACCCGGCAGCAACGAGTCCGCCGGGAAGGTGAAGTCCTCACGGACCAGGCCCGGGAACCCCTACCTGCAGGGCGCACTCGGGGCGGCCGCGATGGCGTGCTCACAGAACCGGACCACCTACCTCGGCGCGCGCTACCGGCGGATCGCCAGCCGGCGCGGCCCGCTGAAGGCCAACGTCGCGATCCAGCACTCCATGCTCATCGCGATCTGGCACATGGGCACCACCGGCACCCTCTACGACGACCCTGGAGGCGAGTTCTTCAACCGCCTCCACCCCGACCGCACCAAGATGCGAGCCATCAGCCAGCTCGAAGCCATGGGCTACCGCGTCACCCTCGACCACGCGAGCTGA